GTGGGGGTTGAGATCCACCTTCGCCTCGGCGAGCGCTCCCGCGAGCCGCTCGCGCGAGTCCGAGCTCTTGATGGTGAGCTCCTCGGCCAGCAGACGCTCGTGGAACGGCGTCAGCGGCTTTCCCAGCTGCTCAGCGTCCGCGCGGACCTCCGTCCCCGCCGCTGCCGCCGCCGCCGCATCCACCTCCACCCGCAGCTCCCTGAACTCCCTCGCGACCTCCGGCAAGTCCCTGTCTCCCCGTCCGTATGAAACTGGTGCTCGCACAGGCGTGTAGCACGAAAGGGGGGCCATTTTGGGAAGTGCGACGAGCGTGTAAAGGGGGTCTTCGCGGAGGCCGAAAACTCGGCTCCGGAGCGATTGGCACGCTTTTTCTTCGGGAGCGTCGTCGCGCGAGCGTGTGCGCGAGGGTGTGGCGCGCGCGACTTGACGGAAGGAGTTACAGGATGCCCCGCGCCTTCACGTGCAGATAGGTGTTGACGGCCGCGGCGCCAGCAGTCCACGTGCCTCGATGTTCGGCCGCTTCGTTTTCACTCGTGGCGAATACAGGCGTCCTCGAACTCCAGGGTGCCCGACGATTGCTGCTCCATGAGCCATGAGCGCACGACTTGGAGATCGACCTGGGCGGGCACGTCCACGGCCAGCATCTTCGAGACGTTCAGCTCCGTCGAGCAGCCGAGTTCCTGGAGTCGGCGACGGACATCCGCCACGTGGGATTCATCGAAGACGATGATGCGCAGCGTGCTGTTGCCTGAAGCACGCAACAGCTCGGAGAAGACCACTTCCTCGCCGTTCTCCTGCTGTGCGGCGACCACGTCGCCTGCACTGATACCCCGGACGAAGAAGGGGATGTTGTCGATCTCGAACGAGCCATCGTCCAGGCGTCTGGCCCAGAGCCGCTCATAGTCGACGGGCGGATAATCCTCGTCCTCCTTGTCGAGCTTGAAGAGGACTCTCACGTGTTCATCCGACATGTGCTCGGGCGTCCAGGTCATTGCTTGTCGCTCTTCTCGTTGTTGCACTCCCTGCACAGCACCTGCCCGTTCGAGGGCGAGCCATCTCCGCCCTTCGCTCGCGGGATGACGTGATCCACCTGGGTCTCGGTCTTCGGTGGTGTTACGCCCTTCTGGCTCTTCTGTGCCTCGACGGTCGTGACACCGCAGTTCTCGCATTGGTTCTCACCGCCATGTTTCTGGGCATTCTCGTCTCTGACCTCCTGCTTGCCCTTCGGCGTGAAACGCATGTACGCCCGCTCGCCATTCGCCGTGCCTTTCGAGGGCGGCTTTCCTCCTTTCTTGCCTGCCGCGATGGTCGCGGAGTCAACGGGTAGGAGGTGCTGCGAGGAGGGGTCCGCCGCGGTGGCTGCCGCATGTTCCGCCACCATCGCCACGTCTGAGCCGGCTCCTGGTGCCTCTCTGGCGGGCTGCGCGAAGGACGGTATGGCGGCGAACGCCGCGACCAGGAGCAGGGCCGTCCACCGAGGCAGGATTCGTGAGATGGCCGGCTTGTGCGGTTCCGACATGTTTTTTGCTCCCCAGCAGGTGTCGAGGTGGCCAGGCGGGCCATGCGGCGTTCGTGCAGACCGCCCGCGTCCCCTGCATGGCACATCGCTG
This is a stretch of genomic DNA from Archangium violaceum. It encodes these proteins:
- a CDS encoding DUF4265 domain-containing protein, translated to MTWTPEHMSDEHVRVLFKLDKEDEDYPPVDYERLWARRLDDGSFEIDNIPFFVRGISAGDVVAAQQENGEEVVFSELLRASGNSTLRIIVFDESHVADVRRRLQELGCSTELNVSKMLAVDVPAQVDLQVVRSWLMEQQSSGTLEFEDACIRHE
- a CDS encoding HNH endonuclease, with protein sequence MVAEHAAATAADPSSQHLLPVDSATIAAGKKGGKPPSKGTANGERAYMRFTPKGKQEVRDENAQKHGGENQCENCGVTTVEAQKSQKGVTPPKTETQVDHVIPRAKGGDGSPSNGQVLCRECNNEKSDKQ